Proteins co-encoded in one Aspergillus flavus chromosome 2, complete sequence genomic window:
- a CDS encoding delta-1-pyrroline-5-carboxylate dehydrogenase PrnC (unnamed protein product), translating to MQSSLLLRARGLPLAKSSFARSSIRAMGSYATFKVPRIDNEPNKHYAPGSPDRKGLEEALAKHKQSAPLTVPLVIAGKEIKSSETFTQANPATHAPLATYSHATASDVQAAIDAALKARESWASTSFAERASIFLKAADLISTKYRYDIMALTMHGQGKNAWQAEIDSAAELCDFFRFGVKYAEDLYAQQPVHNSPGVWNRVEYRALEGFVYAISPFNFTAIGGNLAGAPALMGNVVVWKPSPSAIASNWLVHEILLEAGLPKNVIQFVPGDAEEVTNTVLNHPEFAALHFTGSTSVFRSLYGQIANRVAEGKYRSYPRIVGETGGKNFHLIHKSADIRNAAVQTVRGAFEFQGQKCSATSRAYVAASVADEFLEQVATETKNLKVGEPTDFTNFCGPVIHEASFNKLAKVIDEAKNDPELELLAGGTYDSSKGWYIQPTVYRTSNPDHPLLSRELFGPVLVVHAYNDATEADFTKICEKIDQTGEYGLTGAVFAQDREALRQADDALRNTAGNFYINCKSTGAVVGQQPFGGARASGTNDKAGSGNLLSRFVSLRSMKEEFVPTYNVAYPSNA from the exons ATGCAGTCTTCATTGCTTCTTCGTGCTAGGGGCCTTCCATTGGCCAAGTCCTCTTTTGCCCGCTCCAGCATCCGGGCGATGGGATCCTACGCCACCTTCAAGGTTCCCCGTATTGACAACGAACCCAAC AAACACTATGCCCCTGGTTCTCCCGATCGCAAGGGTCTCGAGGAAGCCCTGGCGAAGCACAAGCAAAGCGCTCCCCTCACTGTTCCCTTAGTGATTGCTGGAAAGGAG ATCAAGAGCTCTGAAACCTTCACACAAGCCAACCCCGCTACCCATGCTCCTTTGGCCACATACTCTCATGCCACCGCCTCGGATGTCCAGGCCGCCATCGACGCCGCTCTTAAGGCCCGCGAGTCTTGGGCTTCCACTTCGTTTGCTGAACGTGCCAGCATCTTCCTCAAGGCGGCCGACTTGATTTCCACCAAGTACCGCTACGATATCATGGCCTTGACCATGCACGGTCAGGGCAAGAACGCCTGGCAGGCCGAAATTGACTCCGCCGCCGAGCTGTGCGACTTCTTCCGTTTCGGTGTCAAGTACGCTGAGGACCTGTACGCTCAGCAGCCTGTTCACAACTCTCCCGGCGTTTGGAA CCGCGTCGAGTACCGTGCCCTGGAGGGATTCGTCTATGCTATCAGTCCTTTCAACTTCACTGCCATTGGTGGTAACTTGGCTGGTGCCCCTGCTCTGATGGGTAACGTTGTTGTCTGGAAGCCCTCTCCTTCCGCCATTGCGTCCAACTGGCTCGTTCACGAGATCCTCCTGGAGGCTGGTCTCCCCAAGAATGTCATCCAGTTCGTCCCTGGTGACGCTGAGGAGGTTACCAACACCGTCCTCAACCACCCCGAGTTTGCTGCTCTTCACTTCACTGGCAGCACCAGCGTGTTCCGTAGCCTCTACGGCCAGATTGCCAACCGTGTTGCTGAGGGCAAGTACCGCAGCTACCCTCGCATTGTCGGTGAAACCGGCGGAAAGAACTTCCATCTCATTCACAAGTCGGCCGATATTCGCAATGCGGCCGTCCAAACCGTCCGTGGCGCCTTCGAGTTCCAGGGACAGAAGTGCAGTGCGACCTCCCGCGCATACGTCGCCGCTTCCGTCGCCGATGAGTTCCTGGAGCAGGTTGCCACCGAGACCAAGAACCTCAAGGTCGGTGAGCCGACCGATTTCACCAACTTCTGCGGTCCTGTCATCCACGAGGCTTCTTTCAACAAGCTGGCGAAGGTGATCGACGAGGCCAAGAACGACCCTGAGCTCGAGCTCCTGGCCGGTGGTACCTACGACTCCTCCAAGGGCTGGTACATTCAGCCTACCGTCTACCGCACTTCCAACCCTGACCACCCTCTCCTGTCCCGTGAGCTTTTCGGCCCTGTCCTGGTCGTCCACGCCTACAACGACGCCACGGAGGCCGACTTCACCAAGATCTGCGAGAAGATCGACCAGACCGGCGAGTACGGTCTGACCGGAGCTGTGTTCGCGCAGGACCGCGAGGCTCTCCGCCAGGCGGATGACGCTCTCCGCAACACTGCCGGCAACTTCTACAT